From the Pseudomonas sp. VD-NE ins genome, the window CTTTGGCGGCCTGCTCGGCAGCGCCATCGTCATGGGCGTGAAGCGTGGCGTGTTCGCCAACGAAGCGGGCCTCGGCAGTGCGCCGAACGTCGCCGCCGTGGCTGCTGTGAAGCACCCGGGCGCTCAGGGCGTGGTTCAGGCTTTCAGCGTGTTCCTCGACACCTTCGTGATCTGCACCTGCACCGCGCTGCTGATCCTGCTGTCGGGCTTCTACACCCCGGGCTTCGAAGGTGACGGCATCGTCCTGACCCAGAACTCGCTGGCCGCTGTGGTCGGTGACTGGGGTCGCATGTTCGTCAGCGTCGCGCTGTCGCTGTTCGTCTTCACCTGCATCCTCTACAACTACTACCTGGGCGAAAACAGCCTGCAGTTCCTCACCCGCAACCGCGCCGCGCTGATGATTTTCCGCGGCCTGGTGCTGGCGCTGGTGGTATGGGGTTCGATGCAGGACCTGTCGACCGTGTTCGCCTTCGCCGACATCACCATGACCTGCCTGGCCTTCGTCAACCTGGTGGCTCTGGCCATGCTGTTCAAGGTCGGCATGCGCGTAATGCGCGACTACGACGGGCAGCGCCGCGCCGGCGTCAAACAGCCCGTGTTCGACTCCAGCAAGTTTGCCGATCTGGACCTGGACCTGAAGGCCTGGCCGGCCAACCCGTCTGCCGCTGCCGGCAAGACCGAAGCCGAGCCGCAAGGCGTGCCTGCAGCGCAACGCTGACAGGTGAATGACGGGCGCATCCCCTGCGCCCGTCAGTTATTGTGGTGCAATAACTTGTGGGAGTGAGCCTGCTCGCGATAGCTGTTTTTCAGCCAACACCAATGTTGAACGATGAACCGCCATCGCGAGCAGGCTGGCTCCTACAAGGACCTCATCCTTTCGGAGAATCCCCATGAATTCGTCGACCTACCCCGCCGCCCAACACGTCATGGTGCTCTACACCGGTGGCACCATCGGCATGCAGGCCAGCGCCAATGGTCTGGCCCCGGCGTCCGGTTTCGAAGCGCGGATGCGCGATTACCTGCACAGCCAGCCTGAGTTGGTGGTGCCGCAGTGGCGCTTTCGCGAGATGTCGCCGCTGATCGACAGCGCCAACATGACCCCGGCCTATTGGCAGCAACTGCGTGAAGCGGTGGTCGAGGCCGTGGATGTGCAAGGTTGCGACAGCGTGCTGATCCTGCACGGCACCGACACGCTGGCTTACAGCGCGGCGGCGATGAGCTTCCAGTTGTTGGGGCTGAATGCCCGCGTGTGCTTCACCGGTTCCATGCTGCCGGCCGGTGTTACCGACAGCGATGCCTGGGAAAACCTCGGTGGTGCGCTGGTTGCCCTCGGCCAAGGCCTGACGCCGGGCGTGCACCTGTACTTCCACGGCGAACTGCTGGCGCCGACCCGTTGCGCGAAAGTGCGCAGTTTTGGCCGTCATCCGTTCAAACGACTTGAGCGTCAGGGCGGCGGCGTGAAAGCGCCTTCGATTCCAGCGTCGCTGAACTACAACCAGCCGAAGCAACTGGCCAAGGTGGCCGTGCTGCCACTGTTCCCCGGCATCAGTGCCGAAGTGCTCGACGGCCTGCTCGACAGCGGCATTCAGGGTCTGGTGCTGGAGTGCTACGGCAGCGGCACCGGGCCGAGCGACAATCCGCAGTTCCTCGCCAGCCTCGGCCGTGCTCGCGATAACGACGTGGTGGTGGTTGCCGTGACGCAATGCCATGAAGGCGGGGTCGAACTGGATGTGTATGAGGCTGGCAGTCGTTTGCGCGGTGTTGGCGTGCTGTCCGGTGGTGGCATGACCCGTGAAGCGGCGTTCGGAAAGTTGCACGGGCTGCTCGGTGCAGGCCTTGAAACAGCTGAAGTCCGCCGTCTGATTGAACTCGACCTCTGCGGCGAGCTGATCAACCCTGAGGATTAAACCATCATCGTTATGGATTGAAATGACGAGCCGCTCTCATTGAACCTCAAAGACAGCGGCTCGCAACAACTATCAGTCTTCCCATACGTCGAAGATACCGCTCACTGCTTTGGTGATACCGGGCGGAACACTCGCACTGAATTGCGCCGTAAAACTTCCATAATATCTACCGCTGACGGGATCTTTCTTAATCTCTAACAACCTGCCGTCAGTATTCCAAGGAATTGATGCGCCATCAACATTATAGGAAACAAGTAGATGTCCGCCGGTATTACTCACTGATACGTAAACTCCTTCCCGTTCGCCAAAGGCTGCACTAACACCATTATTTTCTTCGATAAAGTAGAAAGCGATAAACTCTTTAGCGTCCTCGTCAACCTCCGCCTTCATCGTGCCGCGAATGGCTTTAGAACTCATAATTGTATTCCCTCACTCAAAAATTTAGACAGTTTTACTACCAAGTAAAACTCTATTGAACGGCAAACACTAAAACGAGAAGAACTTACAACGAATAACAACCCTACGATATACCTACACCGCGCACACCTGACAACTGTCAACATTGACAGTTGTCGACAACTAATTATCTGGCTTATTCTCGCGAGGCAAATCCAGTTTATTTAATGATCCCGGCGCAACAGCAAGATCTTCCTGCTCCCTGATCAGACTGCTGTCCGGCATGCACCTTGCTAACCTTCAATCAGGCCCCTGACCTGGAAGCACACATGCTCCACTCCCACCTCACCACCCTCAACGCCGTCTCGCTGATTCTCAACACCTTCAAGGCCGAAGGCCTGTCGAGCGAAGCGTTGCTGGCCGGCAGCGGCATCAGTGCGGCGGATCTCAGTCGTGCCGACACGCGCATCACCACCAATCAGGAGATGCAAGTCTGCGCCAACGCCGTCGCGCTCAAGCACGACATCGGCCTCGAACTGGGCCGGCGCATGCACGTTTCCTGCTACGGCATCCTCGGTTACGCCCTGCTCACCTGTGCCACCTTCGGTGACGCTTTACGTCTGGCCATCCGCTATCCGGCGCTGTTGGGAACACTTTTCGAGCTGAGTCTGGAAGACGATGGCGAGCGTGTCTGGTTTGTCGCGGCGGATTATCGCGAGAGCCCGGCGATGGCGGTGTTCAATGCCGAATTCTGCATGGTCTCACTGAAAGTGATTTGCGATGACTTGCTTGGACATTCATTGCCACTGCGCGCGACGCGATTCGAACACGCGGCGCCGGACTACCGCGACAGCTATGCCGAACACTTCAGCTCAGCGTTGCACTTCGCCGCCAAGGACAATGCGTTCGCCTTCGACCGGCATTGGCTCGATCAACCGCTGCCGCTGGCCGATGCCATTACGCATCAAGCCATGGCCGAACGTTGCCGCAAGCAGAACCTCGAATTCACCGGACGTCAGGCGTGGCTGGGGCGGATTCGTCAGTTGCTCAGTGCCCAACTGAATGCCGCGCCGGGGCTGGAAGGTCTGGCGCAACAGATGAAGTGCTCGCCGCGCACCCTGCGCCGGCATCTCAAGGACATGGGCAGCAGCTATCAGGAACTGCTCGATGAACTGCGCTTCGAGCGCGCCAAGCAGATGTTGTGTGAGGATCAATTGCCGATCTATCGCATTGCCGAAACGCTCGGGTTCAGCGAGACAGCCAGTTTCCGCCATGCGTTTGTGCGCTGGAGCGGTGTGGCGCCGAGTCAGTTCCGCCCGCACTGATATCACTCCTGCAGGGATTTTTATTTCAGCCCGGATCCCCGACATCAAGGGGCGAATTGCGGTCAGCATTTTTGGCCGTATCCATCCCCTTTTGGCCTTTCCTGCCGTTCTCCGATTCATCTCGCGCCGCAACACTGTGAGCAACCGAATCAGCCCTGCGGAGAACAACAAATGCTGACGATCTACTCAGACGATCACCACCTGCACCATGGCCGCTGCGAACTCATCGATGGCCAGCTCAAACCGTGCTTCGAGATGCCGTCGCGCGCCGACCACGTGCTGCAGCGCGTTAAAAACCAGAACCTCGGCCCAGTCGAAGTGCCGAAGGATTTCGGTCTGGAGCCAATCGCCCGCATCCACAGCCGCGAGTACCTCGACTTCTTCAAAGGTGCGTGGGCGCGCTGGACTGAATTCAACACCGACGGCGATCTGCTGCCCTACACCTGGCCGGCGCGTACCTTGCGTGCAATCAAACCGACCAGCCTGCACGGCCAGCTCGGCTATTACAGCTTCGATGGCGGCGCACCGATCACTGCCGGCACCTGGCAAGCAGCGTATAGCGCAGCGCAAGTGGCCTTGACCGCGCAAGCCGAAATCCAGCGCGGCGCGCGCAGTGCCTTTGCGTTGTGCCGGCCACCGGGACACCATGCTGCCAGCGACTTGATGGGCGGCTATTGCTACCTCAACAACGCCGCCATCGCCGCGCAGGCCTTCCTTGATCAGGGCCACAAGAAGGTCGCGATCCTCGACGTCGACTATCACCACGGCAACGGCACGCAGTCGATTTTCTACGAGCGCAGCGACGTGCTGTTCACCTCGATCCACGGCCATCCGGAAGCGGAATTCCCGTTCTTCCTCGGCTACGACGATGAGCGTGGCGAAGGGGCCGGGGAAGGCTTCAACTTCAACTATCCACTGCCCGCCGGCTCCGGCTGGGACGTCTGGAGTGCAGCGCTGGATCAGGCCTGCGACGAGATCGATCACTACGGCGCCGACGTCATCGTCGTGTCGCTCGGCGTCGACACGTTCAAGGATGACCCGATCTCGCAGTTCAAACTCGACAGCCCGGATTATCTGGCGATGGGCAAACGCATTGCCGCCCTTGGCAAACCGACGCTGTTCGTCATGGAGGGCGGTTATGCGGTGGAAGAAATCGGCATCAATGCGGTGAATGTGCTGGAAGGATTCGAGCAATAAACAGACTCGAAACGCACCTATCAAACCCGGACCCGCCCATGCGGGTCTTTTCAGCCGCAATATCCATGTACCGCACGGCCCCCGCAACCTGCCTCTATCTTGCCCGGAACCGCCGACCTTTCGGCGTCCCCATCAGAGCAGGAGTTGCCCATGCCCGAAATCCCCTCGCCCAGTGCCATCGACGTCTTGACCCAACTGGTGACTGGCCCTTCGATACGAGAAGTTGCTTCGAATACCTTGCGCACGGCGCTCAAGACGCTGTATCCGGATACGCCTATCGACCCGCAGTTGGCCATGGTCGTCAGACCGACCTGGGTCATTGAAGATGATCGCGTCATACCTGGTCGCCCTCAGATCGAATCGTTGACCGACACACTGGTGCGCCTGGGTCTCTCCGGCACCATGGTGACGTACCTTGATGGTGAACATTATCTGACCCTGCAGCCCGATCGGCCGGCAGCCGTGCAGCTACCGGTAAAGATCAGCGCCATCGGCAAGCTGCTCAATGAACTGGCACCGGTGTTGTTCATCGCCTACAAGGAACAACACGTCAACTACTGGGACGATTTCACCTACCCGGGACAGCCACGCTGGCAGCAGTTGTCGCAAGCCTTGCGCAACCTGTGGAACCTCGACGCGAATACTCAGTGGGATGCCGACCAGCGCGCCATGGTCGCGGCGGTTTACAAGCATCCAGACAAACACGAGCGCCTGCCCGCCGACAAATACAAGACACGGGCCTGCCTGATTGACATCGACCGGGACGACGGTGACGCAGAGAGCCACGTGATCCTGCTCGACACTGCGGTGCTTATCGGCACCGACGACAAGCGCACGCTGATCATGACCCACTCGGTAATCTCGGGTTTCGAAAGCTTCGAATCGTTGGAAAAACTCGGAGAAGCCCTGCCGCGTCGTTACTGGAAAGGCGCCTCCAGTGCCGGGTTGAAATGGCGACTGGTCGAACCGCAGGGCAATTTCTTTGACTATCAGGCCTGCACACTGATCGCTCTGGAAGCCGACGCCCTCGGTGACATCAATTTTTTTCAAGGTTCCAGCTCTCGCGAACTTTACCCGCACACCGGGACTTTCGGCGATCCTCGCGAACCGACACCACGCCTCAAACCTCATATCGAGAATCTGCGTCCGATGCTGCCCCCCTGGCTCGATAGCGCGGCCCCTGCCGATCAAACCCGTTTCAGCCGGCACCTGCTGGATCTGGCAACCGTGCAGCATTCGAACAACGGAAAAACCTTCCAGAGCGAAGTTGTCGATCTGCAAACGTTCACCCGTGATGCCTTGCAAAAGGAAATGCTCAAGGATCATCCAACGGCCGGCGAGGTGAAGATCGATAACATCGAAATCAGCACCACCAGCTTGGTGGTGTGGGGCACGTTCGTATTGCCGGGCAATACCCAGACGCTGACACTCTCGCTGATCGAACTTGCCCTGCAGAACCTCGCGGGACAGCCAATAGGCAATAAAACCGTACGTTACAAGGATGGCAGCGAGTTGCCGGAATGGATGAGCGCAAGCTACCTGGAACAATTGGTGAGCCGCGTCAATATCGGCAAGACTTATCCGGCGCACCTGCAAAACCTGCTGGTCGACGACAGCGAGCAAGCAGCGCGGCTTCAAGAGCTCTACACCAGTCAGTTGCCCATCGAACTGCCGCTGCTGGCGCTGCAACACAAAATTCAAGGCAAGGCCGGCATCACTGAGCAGGGTTACCGATATGTCGTCGCCGCACTGGCCAACACCAGTGATGAACGTTATGTCGATCGCGAGGAAATCGTCATTCGCCCACTGGCATTCGTTGCCCATCGCACCCGTTCAACGGCGGACACCGTCAATAACATGTTTGTCATCGGTCCGCGCGAAGTGGATAAAGGACCGTGCCTCCTGTATCGGCCACTGTTCGAAATGGCGCTGATGCAGTTTCCCTCCCATGCCAACTTGCTGTACGAGATCCAGCATTCCCGGAGTTTGCGTGAATCGGTGCTGGCCTGGTTGCCAGACGATGTGCGCTTCAACTACAGCCAGTTCGTGTTCA encodes:
- a CDS encoding asparaginase, with protein sequence MNSSTYPAAQHVMVLYTGGTIGMQASANGLAPASGFEARMRDYLHSQPELVVPQWRFREMSPLIDSANMTPAYWQQLREAVVEAVDVQGCDSVLILHGTDTLAYSAAAMSFQLLGLNARVCFTGSMLPAGVTDSDAWENLGGALVALGQGLTPGVHLYFHGELLAPTRCAKVRSFGRHPFKRLERQGGGVKAPSIPASLNYNQPKQLAKVAVLPLFPGISAEVLDGLLDSGIQGLVLECYGSGTGPSDNPQFLASLGRARDNDVVVVAVTQCHEGGVELDVYEAGSRLRGVGVLSGGGMTREAAFGKLHGLLGAGLETAEVRRLIELDLCGELINPED
- a CDS encoding AraC family transcriptional regulator gives rise to the protein MLHSHLTTLNAVSLILNTFKAEGLSSEALLAGSGISAADLSRADTRITTNQEMQVCANAVALKHDIGLELGRRMHVSCYGILGYALLTCATFGDALRLAIRYPALLGTLFELSLEDDGERVWFVAADYRESPAMAVFNAEFCMVSLKVICDDLLGHSLPLRATRFEHAAPDYRDSYAEHFSSALHFAAKDNAFAFDRHWLDQPLPLADAITHQAMAERCRKQNLEFTGRQAWLGRIRQLLSAQLNAAPGLEGLAQQMKCSPRTLRRHLKDMGSSYQELLDELRFERAKQMLCEDQLPIYRIAETLGFSETASFRHAFVRWSGVAPSQFRPH
- a CDS encoding histone deacetylase family protein; translated protein: MLTIYSDDHHLHHGRCELIDGQLKPCFEMPSRADHVLQRVKNQNLGPVEVPKDFGLEPIARIHSREYLDFFKGAWARWTEFNTDGDLLPYTWPARTLRAIKPTSLHGQLGYYSFDGGAPITAGTWQAAYSAAQVALTAQAEIQRGARSAFALCRPPGHHAASDLMGGYCYLNNAAIAAQAFLDQGHKKVAILDVDYHHGNGTQSIFYERSDVLFTSIHGHPEAEFPFFLGYDDERGEGAGEGFNFNYPLPAGSGWDVWSAALDQACDEIDHYGADVIVVSLGVDTFKDDPISQFKLDSPDYLAMGKRIAALGKPTLFVMEGGYAVEEIGINAVNVLEGFEQ